ACTCCTTCCGTGCTCTAATATCCATTGGCTAGCTTTCATCTCCTTCACCACTTAAGCTAGCCCAATTCTCCCCCATTTCGGTTACCTTTTACATGAGTCAACCACCATCCCTTCGGTTACATTTTAGATGAGGCAATTCGAGGGTTAGACAAGAGGCGGGCAGTAACCTATAATTTCCCATACCAATGGGCTCTAGATATAAGACTATCCCCCGTGGTACAGTGACCACCCCAAAGGGTTTTGTTGCTGGTGCTGCTTATGCCGGGATAAAGACCAGAGGAGACGATCTCCTGGATCTGGGTATCCTCTGCTCGGAGTCTCCCTGCGTAGCAACGGGTGTCTTTACCACCAACAGGGTTAAGGCAGCCCCGGTGCTTCTATGTCAGGAGAGACTAGCCCATAAGAGAGCTCAAGCCATAGTGGTCAACTCCGGCTGCGCCAACGCTTGTACCGGAGGCCAGGGACTGGCCGATTCTGCTGAGATGGCTGCCCTTACTGCTAAGAAACTGGGGTTATCCCCGGAGGAGGTCCTGGTCGCCAGCACCGGCGTCATTGGTGTTCCCTTGCCTATGGATCATATCCGTGGTGGGATCGGGCAGGTTGTCCTCTCCCGCGAAGGTGGTCACCATCTGGTGCGGGCAATGATGACCACTGATACCTTCCCCAAGCAGATAGCCGTGAGCATCAATCTTGCTGGTAAGAAGGCCACCATTGGTGGCGTTGCCAAAGGCGCAGGCATGATCCATCCGAACATGGCTACCTTGCTCTGTTTTCTGACCACGGATGCTGCTCTGGAGGATGAGT
This genomic interval from Chloroflexota bacterium contains the following:
- the argJ gene encoding bifunctional glutamate N-acetyltransferase/amino-acid acetyltransferase ArgJ, with the protein product MGSRYKTIPRGTVTTPKGFVAGAAYAGIKTRGDDLLDLGILCSESPCVATGVFTTNRVKAAPVLLCQERLAHKRAQAIVVNSGCANACTGGQGLADSAEMAALTAKKLGLSPEEVLVASTGVIGVPLPMDHIRGGIGQVVLSREGGHHLVRAMMTTDTFPKQIAVSINLAGKKATIGGVAKGAGMIHPNMATLLCFLTTDAALEDEFAEASLRKAVDDSFNMITVDGDTSTNDTVLLLANGLAGNEPLSTGTPGGEVFQDALQQVCVYLAKCVARDGEGATRLIEVKVEGAATGKDARLAARAVAGSSLVKAAVHGADPNWGRIIAAVGRSGARVDQSKVDLYLGNLCLLKSGTPVPFDIGKARQILSNSDVPIAVHLNLGHKRAVAWGCDLSQEYVVINSAYAT